Proteins from one Megalopta genalis isolate 19385.01 chromosome 1, iyMegGena1_principal, whole genome shotgun sequence genomic window:
- the Gk1 gene encoding glycerol kinase 1, with translation MPGDIDHTGPLIGAIDEGTSSARFLVFDVLHRNVIASHQIEITQKYPQEGWVEQDPKEILHAVINCIKKTMEKLSNLGLSASDIKSVGITNQRETTLLWDKDTGEPLHNALVWHDMRTTTTLEDILDSIPNKTRNKNYLKPLCGLPMSPYFSALKIRWLIDNIPRVKQSVDAEKCIFGTVDTWLIWNLTKGKLHMTDVSNASRTMLMNIETLKWDPLLCRFFGIPQHILPEIRSSAEVYGYISNPEILSGVPIAGCVGDQQGALLGQLCLKPGQAKATYGTGCFLLYNTGSVKVDSNQGLITTIAYKMGKSPAVYALEGSVAVAGAALSWLRDNMQLFSNISECQEMAERGKTSGEVYFVPAFSGLYAPYWQQDARGVICGITEDTQDDHIVRATLEAVCFQTRDILEAMVKDSGTKVTTLLVDGGMTVNNLLMQLQADITGISVVRPNMVETTALGAAILAGVGVGIIDINDVDASQVTKFSPSIGEDERDLKYSTWKMAVERSMKWDTSSSSFDK, from the exons ATGCCAGGAGACATTGACCATACAGGGCCGCTCATTGGGGCAATAGATGAAGGAACGAGTAGCGCTCGGTTCTTA GTATTTGATGTATTACacagaaacgtgatagcttcgcATCAAATTGAAATCACTCAGAAATATCCACAAGAAGGATGGGTGGAACAGGACCCAAAGGAGATTTTACATGCTGtgataaattgtataaaaaagaCCATGGAAAAGCTAAGCAATTTAGGTTTAAGCGCATCAGACATAAAATCGGTAGGAATTACCAACCAACGAGAGACAACTTTATTATGGGATAAGGATACAGGAGAACCATTACATAATGCACTTG ttTGGCATGATATGAGGACAACTACAACATTAGAAGATATATTGGATAGTATACCTAATAAAACAaggaacaaaaattatttaaaaccaCTCTGTGGACTACCAATGTCACCATATTTTAGTGCTCTTAAAATACGATGGCTTATTGATAACATACCACGTGTGAAACAGTCAGTAGATGCAGAAAAATGTATATTTGGAACAGTGGACACATGGCTCATCTGG AATTTGACAAAAGGAAAATTGCATATGACCGATGTTTCAAATGCATCCCGTACTATGCTAATGAATATTGAAACTTTGAAATGGGATCCTTTACTATGTCGATTTTTTGGAATTCCACAACACATTCTCCCTGAAATAAGGTCCAGTGCCGAAGTCTATGGATATATTTCAAATCCTGAAATTCTTTCAGGTGTACCTATAGCAGGG TGTGTTGGTGACCAACAAGGAGCCCTGCTTGGTCAGCTATGTTTAAAGCCTGGACAAGCAAAAGCTACTTATGGAACTGGTTGTTTCTTACTGTACAATACTGGAAGTGTT aaagtagattcaaatcaggGTCTTATAACAACTATTGCATACAAAATGGGCAAATCACCAGCAGTTTATGCTTTAGAAGGCTCTGTTGCTGTGGCCGGAGCAGCGTTGTCCTGGTTGCGCGATAATATGCAACTTTTCAGTAACATTTCAGAGTGTCAAGAAATGGCAGAGCGTGGAAAGACTTCAGGAGAGGTATATTTTGTTCCTGCATTTTCTGGCTTGTATGCACCATATTGGCAACAAGATGCACGAGG GGTAATTTGTGGTATCACAGAAGATACACAGGATGATCATATTGTAAGGGCAACTTTGGAAGCTGTTTGCTTCCAAACAAGAGATATTTTAGAAGCTATGGTAAAAGATTCTGGAACAAAAGTGACTACATTACTAGTCGATGGCGGCATGACTGTAAATAATTTACTCATGCAACTACAAGCTGATATTACTGGAATAAGTGTTG TGAGGCCTAATATGGTGGAAACAACAGCATTAGGTGCAGCTATATTAGCTGGTGTAGGTGTCGGCATCATTGATATTAACGACGTAGATGCATCACAGGTTACGAAATTCTCACCTTCAATCGGAGAAGATG AACGGGATTTGAAATATTCTACATGGAAAATGGCTGTAGAAAGATCAATGAAATGGGATACTTCCTCCTCTTCGTTTGATAAATAA
- the LOC117222353 gene encoding uncharacterized protein LOC117222353 yields the protein MHQEENKHKSPLESCNMSPQKLQRFLKTGGSEGRDVRSRTHPLKRTLDSTPHNSPQKRSKTPESRESIKKDEKLQVESGSSYRKSESYHHENTEKINKPCTSGKFVNTLIEQWSKHMGVENPFVQTITSQESPIVDEMKRKLIMEERKIQLLTKKLKTAEETISSLSASREAEAQSKEEIFKQLNSDWESITNYYAEISQSLKGFQQHKDNLYKLYNNITVMQETAVKKLQQELNTMKLKDDERKNICAAAENTVLIQEKRIHEMMIAEAEFKKLLENVKSESVSEKNRLQNAHAEEKVELMKKQEKLTSTNIELQGQIQNVVDEKQNLTELLKEKDKEISALQQDISTFKNKIENLLSQIADLSFKYEKSVEETTVFKKELESKMQEIDKFRENLRTRQEVESSLAKDLDMINTKYIKASNDFATMENKLKDMEARNSALQKKIYDMTNTTEREIAELKRDIEFMEKEKKKILSEKRTKIQEQENSIKLMEENYETELAYLKKDFDAKLSEMKYQAAKFSNDDTLSKMGEETRMTKRNEAKENKARNTESRPKQQQLQAEKMSSTPKITSRSEEIVAHDEQDIYSFTTQKISGTVDKVPDYKENLFLRSQRSQETEYEGLTSTQKKKRIFKTRETGLRQYTSTKKIIKK from the exons ATGCATCAGGAAGAAAACAAGCATAAATCTCCTTTAGAATCATGCAACATGTCGCCACAGAAATTACAGCGATTCCTAAAGACCGGCG GATCCGAAGGAAGAGACGTGAGATCTCGCACACATCCATTAAAACGAACACTGGATTCTACTCCCCATAATAGTCCTCAGAAACGCTCCAAGACGCCCGAAAGTCGCG AATCAATTAAGAAAGATGAGAAATTACAAGTTGAGAGCGGTTCCAGCTATCGAAAGAGTGAATCATACCATCATGAGAATACTGAGAAAATTAATAAACCATGTACAAGCGGAAAATTTGTCAACACGTTAATAGAACAATGGTCAAAGCACATGGGTGTTGAGAATCCATTTGTGCAGACAATAACG TCGCAAGAGAGTCCAATAGTAGACGAAATGAAACGGAAGCTCATTATGGAGGAGCGAAAGATTCAATTGCTCACGAAAAAGTTGAAAACCGCTGAGGAAACCATATCCTCTCTCTCAGCTTCGCGCGAAGCTGAAGCACAGTCAAAGGAAGAAATTTTTAAACA ATTGAACAGCGATTGGGAATCGATAACCAATTATTATGCTGAAATATCTCAGAGCTTGAAGGGATTTCAACAACATAAAGATAATTTGTATAAGCTATACAACAATATTACGGTTATGCAAGAGACAGCAGTAaagaaattgcaacaagaatTAAATACTATGAAATTAAAGG ACGACGAACGAAAGAACATTTGTGCAGCAGCAGAAAATACTGTTTTAATTCAAGAAAAAAG AATACATGAAATGATGATCGCGGAGGCTGAATTCAAGAAACTATTGGAGAACGTCAAGAGCGAGTCAGTTTCCGAGAAAAATCGTTTACAAAATGCTCACGCGGAAGAAAAAGTAGAATTAATGAAG AAACAAGAAAAGCTCACGTCGACGAACATTGAATTACAAGGGCAAATACAAAATGTCGTTGATGAAAAGCAAAATTTAACCGAATTGCTGAAAGAGAAAGATAAAGAAATCTCAGCTCTGCAACAAGATATTTCTACATTCAA AAATAAGATCGAGAATCTGTTGAGTCAGATTGCAGATTTAAGTTTTAAATATGAGAAATCGGTTGAAGAAACGACGGTATTTAAAAAGGAATTAGAGTCCAAAATGCAAGAA ATCGATAAATTCAGAGAAAATTTAAGAACCAGACAAGAAGTAGAAAGTAGTTTAGCCAAAGATCTTGATATGATCAATACAAAGTATATAAAGGCAAGTAATGATTTTGCAACTATGGAAAATAAGTTAAAAGATATGGAAGCTCGTAACTCAGCATTACAAAAGAAAATATACGATATGACGAACACGACTGAACGCGAAATCGCGGAATTAAAAAGAGACATTGAATTTAtggaaaaagagaagaaaaaaataCTTTCCGAAAAACGTACGAAAATTCAG GAACAAGAGAACTCAATTAAATTGATGGAAGAAAACTATGAAACCGAACTAGCGTACTTGAAAAAGGACTTTGATGCCAAACTGTCTGAAATGAAGTATCAGGCTGCGAAGTTCAGTAACGATGACACATTAAGCAAGATGGGTGAAGAAACCAGAATGACCAAAAGGAATGAGGCTAAAGAAAATAAAGCCCGTAACACAGAAAGTCGACCAAAACAACAGCAATTACAAGCAGAAAAAATGTCCAGTACACCAAAGATTACATCAAGATCTGAAGAAATAGTGGCTCACGACGAACAAGATATATATAGTTTTACCACTCAGAAAATTAGTGGCACGGTAGACAAA GTTCCTGACTATAAAgaaaatttgtttttaagatCACAAAGAAGTCAAGAAACTGAATATGAG GGTCTTACCAGTACGCAGAAGAAGAAAAGGATTTTTAAAACGCGCGAGACTGGATTAAGACAGTATACATCtacaaaaaaaataattaaaaaataa
- the Nos gene encoding nitric oxide synthase — protein MKEHETGACQRKPTKLRNLIYKTEAFDSLHARNAEKTLCSGQVCLGSVMQLPTHGPEPRTREEILVHAKDFLEQYFTSIRRLNSDAHHSRWDCVKKEVLVTGTYQLTETELIFGAKLAWRNAARCIGRIQWSKLQVFDCRYVTTTSGMFEALCNHIKYSTNKGNIRSAITIFPQRTDGKHDYRVWNQQLIGYAGYKNPDGTITGDPVNVDFTELCIKLGWKGARTRFDVLPLVLSANGHDPDYFDIPSELVLEVPLSHPTYDWFEKLQLKWFAVPAVSGMVFDCGGLEFTAAPFNGWYMSTEIGARDLCDVQRYNLLETIATHMELDTRTSTSLWKDKAMIEANVAVLHSFQMKNVTIVDHHMASESFMKHYENEMRLRNGCPADWLWIVPPISGSATPVFHQEMALYHLKPSYDAQDPAWKTHIWKKGRDKRSTAKKPRRKFHFKQIARAVKFTSKLFGRALSRRIKATVLFATETGTSQMYAEKLAELLGHAFHSQVLSMSDYDISNIEHEALLLVITSTFGNGDPPENGEAFAQNLYAMKMNEAYINSGNKISLATSKSFIKANSQTEVSNSKRLDRLDSMRGSTTDSQTEDTFGPLSNVRFAVFALGSSAYPNFCAFGRYVDNLLGELGGERLLRLAQGDEMCGQEQAFRNWAADTFAVACETFCLDDDDTLREVALSMGSEALTAATVRFVEADPQPITKALSKCHNRNVTTCNMYAKTNLCRDTTSGTTLLLELDDIASMEILYKPGDHLGVFASNRSELVEGILKRVQTPFDPDVPIELQMQKQSHTPNGIEKRWVPHDRYLPNSLRMLLTRFLDITTPPTPNLLRYFASIATNVKEQAQLNLLSSDSAAYEDWRHWKFPNLVEVLDEFPSVKPFAPLLLLHLTPLQPRFYSISSSPDVHQGQIHLTVAVVQYKTQGGFGPVHYGVCSNYLREVSDGEPLYVFVRSAPNFYMPSEPKAPMILVGPGTGIAPFRGFWSHRLAEMKRRPDLEYGKVWLFFGCRRKSLDLYRDEKKEMIKTGVLDKVFLALSREPGLKKTYVQDLIQTEAPQIHDMLMNKRGHFYVCGDCTMAEDVYQTLKQIIQTHSEMTDKQVEAYMLSLRDENRYHEDIFGITSRTAEVHNRSRETARSRMAAEP, from the exons ATGAAGGAGCACGAGACTGGAGCCTGCCAAAGAAAGCCGACCAAACTGAGAAACCTCATTTACAAGACCGAAGCGTTTGATTCTCTGCACGCCAGAAATGCAGAG AAAACGTTGTGTTCGGGTCAAGTGTGTCTTGGTAGCGTTATGCAGTTGCCAACGCATGGACCGGAACCTCGTACCAGAGAAGAAATCCTCGTGCATGCAAAAGACTTCCTGGAACAGTACTTTACTTCCATCAGAAG ATTGAACAGCGATGCTCACCATTCTCGTTGGGATTGCGTGAAAAAGGAGGTTCTAGTCACCGGCACTTACCAATTAACCGAAACCGAATTAATTTTTGGAGCAAAACTGGCATGGCGCAATGCTGCAAGATGCATCGGCCGCATCCAATGGTCGAAGTTACAA GTGTTTGATTGCCGTTATGTGACTACGACCAGCGGTATGTTCGAAGCTCTGTGCAATCACATCAAATACAGTACGAACAAAGGAAACATCAG GTCCGCGATAACAATATTCCCGCAACGCACAGATGGAAAACACGATTACAGGGTTTGGAATCAGCAATTGATTGGTTACGCCGGTTATAAGAATCCGGATGGTACCATAACTGGTGACCCAGTGAATGTGGATTTCACAGAG CTCTGCATAAAATTGGGCTGGAAGGGTGCCCGCACCCGTTTCGACGTATTACCATTGGTATTATCTGCGAATGGTCATGACCCCGATTACTTTGATATTCCGAGTGAACTGGTCCTTGAAGTTCCCCTCAGCCACCCTAC ATATGATTGGTTTGAGAAGCTGCAATTAAAATGGTTCGCTGTGCCTGCAGTATCAGGGATGGTCTTCGACTGCGGAGGTTTGGAGTTCACAGCCGCACCGTTCAACGGCTGGTATATGAGCACCGAAATCGGAGCTAGAGATCTGTGCGACGTGCAACGATATAATTTATTAGAG ACCATAGCAACGCACATGGAGCTCGATACAAGGACCTCCACATCGTTGTGGAAAGACAAAGCTATGATAGAGGCTAACGTTGCTGTGCTGCACAGTTTCCAA ATGAAAAATGTGACAATTGTAGATCATCACATGGCATCGGAGTCTTTTATGAAACATTATGAGAACGAGATGCGATTGAGAAACGGATGTCCGGCCGATTGGTTGTGGATCGTTCCACCGATATCAGGATCAGCGACACCGGTGTTCCATCAGGAAATGGCGCTGTATCATTTGAAACCGTCTTACGATGCCCAG GATCCTGCTTGGAAAACACATATCTGGAAGAAGGGTCGAGATAAAAGATCAACGGCAAAGAAACCAAGACGAAAGttccattttaaacaaattgcCAG AGCTGTGAAATTCACGTCGAAGTTATTTGGAAGAGCTTTATCCCGAAGAATAAAAGCAACAGTGCTATTTGCTACAGAAACTGGAACATCGCAGATGTACGCTGAAAAACTCGCTGAACTACTGGGACACGCGTTCCATTCCCAG GTACTGTCCATGTCAGATTACGACATTAGCAATATCGAACACGAAGCTTTATTGTTGGTGATAACGTCCACTTTTGGGAACGGCGATCCTCCAGAAAATGGCGAG GCTTTCGCTCAAAATTTGTATGCAATGAAAATGAACGAAGCATACATTAATAGCGGCAATAAAATAAG TTTAGCTACGTCAAAGTCTTTCATTAAGGCGAACAGCCAAACAGAAGTAAGTAATAGTAAAAGATTGGATAGACTGGATTCTATGCGCGGATCAACTACAGATTCTCAAACGGAAGATACTTTTGGGCCCTTAAGCAATGTCAG ATTTGCCGTTTTTGCGTTGGGATCATCGGCATATCCGAATTTCTGTGCATTTGGACGATATGTGGATAACTTACTCGGTGAATTAGGAGGAGAACGTTTATTGCGATTAGCTCAAGGAGACGAAATGTGCGGACAGGAGCAGGCTTTTCGGAATTGGGCAGCTGATACATTCGCT GTTGCTTGTGAAACATTTTGTTTGGATGATGATGACACTTTAAGAGAAGTCGCTTTATCTATGGGATCAGAAGCATTAACGGCTGCAACTGTTCGTTTTGTAGAAGCTGATCCTCAACCGATTACGAAAG CATTAAGCAAGTGTCATAACAGAAATGTCACCACTTGTAATATGTACGCGAAAACCAATTTATGTCGCGACACAACAAG CGGAACAACGTTGCTTTTGGAATTAGATGACATTGCAAGCatggaaatattatataaacctGGCGACCATTTGGGGGTGTTTGCGAGTAACAGATCAGAGCTTGTGGAAGGAATTTTGAAACGAGTACAGACCCCGTTTGACCCAGATGTACCAATTGAATTGCAAATGCAAAAACAATCTCACACGCCTAATG GTATTGAAAAACGATGGGTACCACACGATAGGTATTTACCGAATAGTCTGAGAATGCTACTAACAAGATTTTTGGATATTACAACACCGCCAACACCGAATCTTCTCAGATACTTCGCATCAATAGCTACCAACGTAAAGGAACAAGCACAACTAAATCTCCTGTCTTCC GACTCAGCAGCGTATGAAGACTGGAGGCATTGGAAATTTCCCAATTTAGTAGAAGTGCTAGATGAATTTCCATCTGTGAAACCTTTTGCACCATTATTACTCCTTCATTTAACACCTTTGCAACCAAGGTTTTACAGTATTTCCTCTTCTCCTGATGTGCATCAAGGACAAATACACCTCACTGTCGCCGTTGTACAATATAAAACGCAAG GTGGGTTTGGTCCAGTCCATTATGGAGTCTGTTCTAATTATTTACGGGAGGTATCGGATGGAGAACCACTGTATGTGTTTGTTCGCAG tGCGCCTAATTTTTATATGCCATCTGAACCGAAAGCTCCTATGATACTAGTCGGACCAGGAACTGGAATCGCACCTTTCCGCGGTTTTTGGAGTCATAGACTCGCAGAAATGAAACGACGTCCAG ATCTTGAGTATGGGAAAGTCTGGTTATTCTTTGGTTGTCGACGGAAAAGCTTAGATTTGTATAGGgacgaaaagaaagaaatgatAAAGACTGGAGTTTTAGATAAGGTCTTCTTAGCTCTTTCTCGAGAACCTGGATTAAAAAAG aCATATGTGCAAGATTTGATTCAGACGGAAGCACCACAAATTCATGATATGTTGATGAACAAACGCGGTCACTTCTATGTATGCGGTGACTGCACAATGGCGGAAGATGTTTATCAAACATTGAAGCAAATTATACAAACGCACAGTGAAATGACAGATAAACAAGTCGAAGCATACATGCTGTCTCTACGT GACGAAAATCGTTATCATGAAGACATATTTGGCATAACTTCCCGAACGGCAGAAGTACACAATCGATCCAGGGAAACGGCTAGAAGCAGAATGGCTGCAGAGCCGTAA
- the SdhB gene encoding succinate dehydrogenase, subunit B (iron-sulfur): protein MASITPQACRNVFRQVRGLHTSSNQNAAARMKTFSIYRWNPDKPDEKPHMQDYKVDLNACGPMVLDALIKIKNEIDPTLTFRRSCREGICGSCAMNIGGTNTLACISKIDTNLGSSSKIYPLPHMYIVKDLVPDLNNFYNQYKSIQPWLQRGDRKEVGSKQYLQSVDDRKKLDGLYECILCACCSTSCPSYWWNGDKYLGPAVLMQAYRWIIDSRDTQTKERLSKLQDPFSVYRCHTIMNCTRTCPKGLNPGKAIAEIKKLLANISEKEKPGLDAAV from the exons atggctAGCATCACCCCACAAGCTTGCAGAAATGTATTTCGGCAA GTTAGAGGTTTACATACCTCTTCTAACCAAAATGCAGCAGCCAGGATGAAAACCTTTTCTATATATCGTTGGAATCCAGATAAACCTGATGAAAAACCACATATGCAAGATTATAAAGTAGATTTAAATGC CTGTGGACCTATGGTTTTGGATGCattgattaaaataaaaaatgagatTGATCCAACTTTAACTTTTCGTCGTTCTTGCCGTGAAGGCATTTGTGGTTCTTGTGCTATGAACATTGGTGGCACAAATACTTTGGCATGTATTAG CAAAATTGATACTAATTTAGGCTCAAGTAGCAAGATCTATCCTTTACCGCATATGTACATAGTAAAAGACTTAGTTCCCGATTTGAATAACTTTTATAATCAGTATAAAAGTATACAGCCATGGTTACAACGTGGTGACAGGAAAGAAGTTGGCTCCAAGCAATACTTGCAAAGTGTTGACGACCGTAAAAAATTG GATGGTCTCTATGAATGCATATTATGTGCTTGCTGTAGCACTTCTTGTCCATCATATTGGTGGAATGGTGATAAATACTTAGGACCTGCTGTACTTATGCAAGCCTATAGGTGGATCATTGATTCACGAGATACTCAGACAAAAGAACGTCTTTCGAAATTGCAAGATCCGTTTTCAGTATACCGTTGTCACACTATTATGAATTGTACTCGCACTTGTCCAAAG GGATTAAATCCTGGAAAGGCAATTGCAGAAATAAAGAAACTGTTAGCCAACATTAGTGAGAAAGAAAAACCAGGTCTTGATGCTGCTGTATAA
- the LOC117222307 gene encoding coenzyme Q-binding protein COQ10 homolog B, mitochondrial, with product MYYKLENNEVDVVDIYKDQGLLCSRWRRSLRIKIYYYIIVNLTIYLNIMHRGVALFENIVLQSRNNFNKQYVERKYMADSWKLKEYEGRKLIGFSMEQIYEVVADVKNYKDFVPFCKKSDVISYDDTSLKANLVIGFPPIKESYTSKVTMVRPRLVKAECTDGRLFNHLNTLWLFSPGLKNNAQTCVIDFSLSFEFKSLIHSHFSNLFFNEIVRQMENAFIEEAKRRYGRPCIKTVRLER from the exons AtgtactataagttagaaaacaATGAAGTGGATGTAGTGGATATTTATAAAGATCAAGGATTATTATGTAGTAGGTGGAGACGTAGTTTGcgtataaaaatttattattatatcatagtgaatttaacaatatatttaaaCATCATGCATAG GGGAGTTGCATTGTTTGAAAATATAGTGCTTCAAAGcagaaataattttaataaacaatACGTAGAAAGAAAGTATATGGCTGATAGTTGGAAATTAAAGGAATATGAAGGACGTAAATTAATAGG ATTTTCAATGGAGCAAATATACGAAGTTGTAGCAGACGtgaaaaattataaagactttGTACCATTTTGTAAAAagtctgatgttatatcatatgACGATACCAGTCTTAAAGCTAATCTAGTCATAGGATTCCCGCCAATAAAAGAAAGCTACACTTCAAAAGTAACTATGGTCCGGCCACGTTTAGTAAAAGCCGAATGTACGGATGGTAGATTATTTAATCATTTGAATACTTTGTGGCTATTCAGCCCAggattaaaaaataatgcacaAACGTGTGTAATTGACTTTTCCTTGTCGTTTGAATTTAAGTCATTAATACATTCACatttttcgaatttattttttaatgaaattgtaAGACAAATGGAGAATGCTTTTATTGAAGAAGCCAAACGTAGATATGGCAGACCCTGTATAAAAACGGTGCGATTAGAAAGATGA